A part of Fusarium graminearum PH-1 chromosome 3, whole genome shotgun sequence genomic DNA contains:
- a CDS encoding NAM9 protein, with protein sequence MRRPTKYYSLTRPKLRQSWNKYNLFNIARAAGREPPVKGRATFFQQKWAAKSKTRGYHGEHVSEKKWYLAANDGSEQAAGRGSGLSTSNVTAESYSQVPKGSDAVRPPSHPAQRSRGFGDVNEMLSEHFQDMTPYMQMTFAPLERRLDTAVFRAMFASSVRQARQFVIHGAVKVNGKKVDIEKVLYGTGEQKKPNSIQESHDKELLDKQEEAVRQQGLKKRSKILDAVAAKEGEAAEAAEAKLGKGSLKRVEREVQLHRIKNLRVTAREILKGDMRQLSAKQKKDLRLFRDTAQRLLSLREDRELDAYELINQIQSQIQKLGTVDAFRKADPTPAEPSSEGESSADEKAAKKNEVQVKRSEFKNQVLERGLEGITNREDRDRARNILATHDLTNEEIRKLVYILKNDAENPIDHSKPYVTPWRPRPFMSAFAFIPRYLEVNPYICAAVYLRHPVARKGMAEVPTPFSYLTNQLAHNWYLGRG encoded by the exons ATGCGTCGGCCTACGAAATATTACAGTCTCACCAGGCCG AAACTCAGGCAATCATGGAACAAGTATAACTTGTTTAATATTGCCCGTGCGGCCGGCCGCGAGCCACCAGTCAAGGGTCGAGCGACATTCTTCCAGCAGAAGTGGGCAGCCAAGTCCAAAACCCGAGGTTACCACGGCGAGCATGTATCCGAGAAGAAGTGG TATCTTGCCGCCAATGATGGTTCCGAACAAGCTGCTGGTCGTGGTTCAGGCTTGTCGACATCCAATGTGACCGCCGAGTCCTACTCCCAAGTCCCCAAGGGCAGTGATGCAGTCCGCCCTCCCTCTCATCCGGCTCAGCGAAGTCGTGGTTTCGGCGATGTGAACGAGATGCTGTCTGAGCACTTCCAGGATATGACACCCTATATGCAAATGACTTTTGCGCCCCTGGAGCGAAGATTGGACACGGCAGTGTTCCGCGCCATGTTCGCCAGCAGTGTACGACAAGCTCGCCAGTTTGTCATCCACggtgctgtcaaggtcaacggCAAAAAG GTTGATATTGAAAAGGTCTTGTACGGAACCGGAGAGCAAAAGAAGCCCAACTCGATACAGGAAAGTCACGACAAGGAGTtgcttgacaagcaagaaGAGGCTGTCAGGCAACAAGGTCTCAAGAAGCGTTCAAAGATTCTCGACGCTGTGGCCGCCAAGGAGGGAGAAGCGGCAGAAGCCGCCGAAgccaagcttggaaaggGCTCGCTCAAACGTGTCGAGCGTGAGGTGCAATTGCATCGTATCAAGAATCTCCGCGTAACAGCTCGAGAGATTCTAAAGGGTGACATGAGACAGCTATCGGCTAAGCAGAAGAAGGACCTGCGACTATTCCGAGACACTGCCCAGCGTTTGCTGTCTCTCCGCGAAGACCGTGAGCTTGACGCATATGAGCTCATTAACCAGATCCAGTCtcagatccagaagcttggtACTGTGGATGCTTTCCGCAAGGCCGACCCAACCCCTGCCGAGCCATCAAGTGAGGGAGAGTCTTCAGCTGatgagaaggctgccaagaagaacgaggtcCAGGTCAAACGGTCGGAATTCAAGAACCAAGTCCTTGAGAGAGGCTTGGAAGGTATCACAAATAGGGAAGATCGGGATCGGGCAAGGAACATTCTGGCCACCCATGATCTGACCAACGAGGAAATTCGCAAACTTGTCTACATTCTCAAGAACGACGCCGAGAACCCCATCGACCACTCGAAACCTTACGTTACTCCCTGGCGCCCTCGCCCATTCATGTCTGCCTTTGCGTTCATCCCTCGCTATCTCGAAGTCAACCCCTATATCTGCGCTGCAGTTTACCTCCGTCACCCCGTGGCACGAAAGGGTATGGCCGAGGTTCCCACACCTTTCAGTTACTTGACCAACCAATTGGCCCATAATTGGTACTTGGGACGAGGTTAA
- a CDS encoding cytochrome b2 translates to MVLKGGEVAEHNSADSCWVIVHGKAYDVTEFLPEHPGGKKIILKYAGKDATEAYEPIHPPDTLDKFLEASKHLGPVDMNTVQQETKEVDPEEEERLQRMEQKPLLSQCYNLFDFEAVARRVMSKVAWGYYSSAADDEITMRENHSAFHRIWFRPQILVDVENIDFSTTMLGTKTDIPVYVTATALGKLGNPEGEVVLTRAAAKHNVIQMIPTLASCSFDEIVDAKAGDQVQWLQLYVNKDRAITKKIVQHAEKRGCKGLFITVDAPQLGRREKDMRSKFTDPGSHVQEGTDTDNSQGAARAISTFIDPALSWKDIAWFQSITSMPIILKGVQRVEDVLKAIDYGCQGVVLSNHGGRQLEFARSAIEVLAETMPILRERGLENKIEIFIDGGIRRGTDILKALCLGARGVGIGRPFLYAMSTYGEAGVIRAMQLLKDELEMNMRLIGASKIEDLHPGMLDLRSLFQHGAVPSDNLSSTVYDPLAVPAQRPKAGPEQGAPKAKL, encoded by the exons ATGGTGTTAAAGGGCGGCGAGGTTGCTGAGCACAACAGTGCGGATTCGTGCTGGGTTATTGTTCAT GGCAAAGCATACGATGTCACAGAGTTTCTACCAG AGCATCCTGGAGGTAAAAAGATTATCCTCAAGTACGCT GGCAAAGATGCCACTGAAGCATACGAACCCATCCACCCTCCTGACACTCTCGACAAGTTCCTCGAGGCCTCCAAGCATCTCGGACCTGTCGACATGAACACCGTCCAGCAGGAGACCAAGGAGGTGGACcccgaggaggaggagcgtcTGCAGCGCATGGAGCAGAAGCCTCTATTGTCGCAATGCTACAACctcttcgactttgaggctgttgctaGGCGCGTCATGAGCAAGGTTGCGTGGGGATACTACTCAAGTGCTGCTGACGATGAGATT ACAATGCGCGAGAACCACAGCGCATTCCACCGAATCTGGTTCCGTCCTCAAATcctcgttgatgtcgagaaTATTGACTTCTCAACCACTATGCTTGGCACAAAAACCGACATCCCCGTTTACGTGACAGCCACAGCTCTTGGCAAACTGGGTAACCCAGAGGGTGAAGTTGTGCTTACCCGCGCTGCAGCCAAGCACAACGTCATTCAGATGATTCCCACCCTCGCATCCTGTTCATTTGACGAGATCGTTGACGCCAAAGCTGGTGACCAGGTCCAGTGGCTGCAGCTTTACGTCAACAAGGACCGAGCTATCACGAAGAAGATTGTGCAGCATGCTGAGAAGCGTGGCTGTAAGGGTCTCTTTATCACAGTTGATGCCCCTCAACTTGGTCGACGTGAGAAGGATATGCGATCCAAGTTCACTGACCCTGGCTCTCATGTCCAGGAGGGTACCGACACAGATAACAGCCAGGGCGCGGCGCGAGCCATTTCGACTTTTATCGACCCTGCTCTGAGCTGGAAGGATATCGCTTGGTTCCAGAGCATCACCTCCATGCCAATTATCCTCAAGGGTGTTCAGCGCGTTGAGGATGTTCTCAAGGCTATTGACTACGGTTGCCAGGGTGTCGTGCTATCCAACCACGGTGGCCGACAGCTCGAGTTTGCGCGATCTGCTATTGAAGTTCTTGCCGAGACTATGCCCATTCTCCGTGAGCGCGGTCTTGaaaacaagatcgagatcttcatcgacgGTGGTATCCGACGTGGAACTGATATCCTCAAGGCGCTCTGCCTCGGCGCCCGTGGTGTTGGTATCGGACGACCTTTCCTCTACGCCATGAGCACATATGGCGAAGCTGGTGTCATCCGAGCTatgcagcttctcaaggatgAGCTCGAGATGAACATGCGACTTATCGGCGCGAGCAAGATTGAAGACCTACACCCTGGTATGCTCGATCTCCGAAGTCTGTTCCAGCACGGTGCTGTGCCTTCGGACAACCTGTCGTCTACTGTGTACGACCCTCTGGCTGTGCCTGCGCAGAGACCCAAGGCTGGGCCTGAACAGGGTGCCCCCAAGGCTAAGCTGTAG
- a CDS encoding vacuolar protein-sorting protein BRO1 — protein sequence MAQSPMISVPLKATNEIDWVEPLKRYIRDTYGDDPERYAEECATLNRLRQDVRGAGKDTHQDILHMVCFIRLISGQDFESGHLLTLANFAMVRFDAFTHKSTAQYSLAFEKASIIFNISAVLSCHAAAQDRGEESALKTAYHNFQASAGMFTYINENFLHAPSSDLSRETVKALIHVMLAQAQEVFLEKQVADKKKPALLAKLASQAGYLYSQALEGVQENVTKAIFEKVWLLMTQIKSNLLNSMAQYYQALADEEQDKHGIAVGRLQTAETQAKEAERVARSFPNSVPMSSNLSADCGGFLQELTKRHLSTVQSQLQSALKDNDYIYHKEVPAEASLEAVAKLPAAKPIPVSELYAGQDIQRITGPDLFAKIVPFAVTESASLYDEEKAKLVRAEAERVDTANGEMAASLDYLRLPGALQVLKGGFDQDILPDEDFRQWCEDVSDQENPVTLFDSLRTEKDSILSILDKSTKQLDMEEGVCEKMRSKYENEWTQQPSSRLTTTLRGDIRHYREALDEASRSDNQLAGKLRQNEMDFDEMRRAAKSGEADQLFQRAVAQARARGSNATSPAGLEPNLLDDDFDEGPSVIDQINRVEDILKKLNSIKRERNQVLKDLKEKAHNDDISQILILNKKSISNYEAQLFEQELEKFRPHQNRLLQANHKQSALMKELTSAFNRLLQDKRVQSEQSKYETIQRQRSSVINRYKRAYQEFLDLVAGLQSAKNWYAEMRETVESLEKNVDSFVNNRRSEGAQLLNQIEQERSSNKNSQAEMERERLRGLMDRMSMDPNKSSPQPQQNRPTPPSQYQQSQAPRYPQTNYQGQYQQPNSPPPQQAQQQAYQNFSPPPTTTTTQSFGPPPINTFVQPTYNPSQYGRTPGPTSPPPNQTSFNIGGYRGPASPPPNQSTFGQSQSFGGYGASSTPQTQGGYVPPGFVPPPPPPGPPPLGPQQTFHYGNQPNSAHPNSAYPQSAMPPQQQQQQQQQQQNDPWAGLNAWK from the exons ATGGCACAGTCCCCAATGATCTCGGTGCCTCTCAAGGCAACCAACGAGATCGACTGGGTTGAACCTCTCAAAAGATACATCCGTGACACTTACGGTGACGACCCCGAACGTTATGCAGAGGAATGCGCTACACTGAATCGGTTGAGACAAGACGTGAGAGGTGCTGGCAAGGATA CACATCAAGATATCCTTCACATGGTTTGTTTCATCAGGCTCATATCTGGCCAGGACTTTGAATCTGGTCACTTGCTGACTCTCGCTAATTTTGCCATGGTCAGGTTCGATGCGTTTACCCACAAGTCTACCGCCCAATATTCACTCGCCTTCGAAAAAGCTTCCATCATATTCAACATCTCTGCTGTTCTATCCTGCCATGCCGCTGCTCAGGATCGCGGTGAGGAGTCTGCTCTCAAAACCGCATACCACAACTTCCAAGCATCTGCTGGCATGTTCACTTATATCAACGAGAACTTCCTTCATGCGCCATCTTCGGATCTTAGCAGAGAGACAGTCAAAGCGTTGATTCATGTCATGCTCGcacaagcccaagaagtctTCCTCGAGAAGCAAGTCGCCgataagaagaagcctgCGCTGCTTGCTAAATTAGCTTCCCAGGCTGGCTACCTGTACAGCCAAGCTCTCGAGGGGGTGCAAGAGAACGTGACCAAAGCCATATTTGAGAAAgtttggctgttgatgacCCAG ATCAAAagcaatcttctcaactctaTGGCACAATATTATCAAGCCCTGGCGGACGAGGAACAGGATAAGCATGGTATTGCTGTTGGACGATTGCAAACTGCCGAGACACAGGCAAAAGAAGCAGAGCGTGTCGCCAGAAGCTTTCCTAACTCTGTTCCCATGAGCTCAAATCTCAGCGCCGACTGTGGAGGATTTCTTCAGGAACTAACCAAGCGGCATCTCTCCACAGTTCAAAGCCAGTTACAGAGTGCTTTGAAGGATAACGATTATATCTACCACAAAGAAGTTCCTGCCGAAGCAAGTCTAGAAGCCGTTGCCAAGCTGCCTGCCGCAAAGCCTATTCCTGTCAGCGAGCTGTATGCCGGCCAGGATATCCAGCGCATTACCGGACCCGACCTGTTCGCAAAGATCGTGCCATTTGCCGTCACCGAATCGGCGAGTTtgtatgatgaagaaaaagcCAAGTTGGTGCGAGCTGAAGCAGAGCGGGTGGATACAGCCAATGGCGAGATGGCAGCCAGTCTGGATTATTTGAGGCTCCCCGGCGCATTGCAAGTTCTGAAGGGTGGGTTTGATCAGGATATTCTACCTGACGAGGACTTCCGACAATGGTGTGAAGATGTTTCCGACCAAGAAAACCCGGTAACTTTGTTCGATTCACTCAGAACGGAAAAGGACTCCATCCTCTCGATTCTGGATAAGAGCACAAAGCAACTCGATATGGAGGAAGGTGTTTGTGAGAAAATGCGCTCCAAGTATGAGAACGAATGGACGCaacagccaagctcaagattgaCAACGACACTACGAGGCGATATCCGCCACTATCGTGAAGCCTTGGATGAAGCGTCGAGAAGCGACAACCAATTGGCGGGCAAGCTACGACAAAACGAAAtggactttgatgaaatGCGACGGGCCGCTAAATCGGGCGAAGCTGACCAGCTCTTCCAACGTGCTGTTGCCCAGGCACGGGCGAGAGGAAGCAATGCGACTAGCCCTGCCGGCTTGGAACCCAATCTTTTGGacgacgactttgacgaggGGCCTAGTGTGATAGATCAGATCAACAGGGTGGAGGATatcctcaagaagttgaATTCCATTAAGCGGGAACGCAACCAGGTGTTGAAGGATCTGAAAGAGAAA GCTCACAACGATGACATCTCCCAAATTCTCATCCTTAACAAGAAGTCGATATCCAACTACGAGGCACAACTGTTTGAGCAGGAATTGGAGAAGTTCCGGCCTCACCAAAACCGACTTTTGCAAGCGAATCACAAGCAGTCAGCTTTGATGAAGGAGCTCACAAGCGCATTTAACCGACTGTTGCAGGACAAGCGAGTTCAATCGGAACAGAGCAAATATGAGACTATTCAACGACAACGGTCTTCAGTCATCAACCGATATAAGCGAGCTTACCAGGAAtttctcgatcttgtcgcaGGTCTGCAAAGCGCTAAGAACTGGTACGCGGAGATGCGCGAGACAgtggagagcttggagaagaacgTTGATAGCTTCGTCAACAACCGTAGATCTGAAGGAGCGCAGTTGCTCAACCAAATCGAGCAGGAGAGATCGTCCAACAAGAATTCGCAGGCCGAGATGGAGCGCGAAAGACTGAGAGGGCTCATGGATCGAATGTCAATGGACCCAAACAAGTCATCGCCGCAACCTCAGCAAAACCGACCTACGCCTCCATCACAGTACCAACAGAGCCAAGctcctcgatatcctcaGACCAATTATCAGGGGCAATACCAGCAGCCAAACTCACCACCACCGCAACAggctcaacaacaagcgTACCAGAACTTTTCTCcgccgccaacaacaacaacaacgcaGTCGTTTGGGCCACCTCCTATCAACACCTTTGTCCAGCCTACATATAACCCCAGTCAATACGGACGTACACCAGGACCGACATCGCCCCCTCCGAACCAAACGTCATTTAATATTGGTGGTTACCGAGGTCCTGCGTCACCACCTCCAAACCAGTCAACTTTCGGACAGTCTCAATCGTTTGGCGGGTATGGAGCTTCATCGACACCGCAAACACAGGGAGGCTACGTGCCGCCTGGATTTGtgccaccaccgcctcctcctgGACCTCCTCCATTGGGGCCTCAGCAGACGTTCCACTATGGCAACCAACCCAACAGCGCGCATCCAAACAGTGCCTACCCTCAGTCAGCTATGCCAccgcagcaacagcaacagcagcagcagcagcagcaaaacGACCCTTGGGCAGGCTTGAATGCATGGAAGTAA